One part of the Streptomyces nigra genome encodes these proteins:
- a CDS encoding glycoside hydrolase family 13 protein produces MLSKYHWWRDAVIYQVYVRSFLDSTGDGVGDLAGVRAGLPYLKKLGVDGIWLSPFYPSPQHDHGYDVADYCDVDPLFGDLAEFDLLVTAARRLGVKVLLDIVPNHCSSEHRWFQEALEAGPGSAARARFHFADGRGADGSEPPNNWHAMFGGPAWSRVTEADGRPGQWYLHMFTPEQPDWNWRNPQVGAEFDRVLRFWLDRGVDGFRIDVAAGLFKHPELPDSDDPEADARTRDSVNPLAWNQPEVHAVWRSWRSICEEYTARDGRDRLLVGEVSVPTAREHALYVRSDELHQAFFFDLLGAPWDADAFRKVISEAMQDIAGTGSTVTWVLNNHDQVRTVTRYGEPATEGSGVGAARARAAALLMLALPGAAYIYQGEELGLPEVVDLPDDVLTDPIFRRTGSRARIRDGCRVPLPWSGQASPFGFTSGEESAKPWLPQPEYFAEYATDRALADTRSFWHLYRDGLQLRSALPQLGEGTLRWLDSPPGVLAFARGDGLVCAVNFGTAATSAPVSGTPLLSSGPCPSGVLPGSTAAWWISDGTESPAAP; encoded by the coding sequence ATGCTGAGTAAGTACCACTGGTGGCGCGACGCGGTGATCTACCAGGTCTACGTCCGCAGCTTCCTCGACAGCACCGGCGACGGTGTGGGCGACCTCGCCGGGGTCCGCGCGGGGCTGCCGTATCTCAAGAAGCTCGGGGTCGACGGGATCTGGCTGAGCCCCTTCTACCCCTCGCCGCAGCACGACCACGGCTACGACGTCGCCGACTACTGCGACGTCGACCCGCTCTTCGGGGACCTCGCCGAATTCGACCTGCTGGTCACGGCGGCCCGCCGGCTCGGCGTCAAGGTGCTGCTCGACATCGTCCCCAACCACTGCTCCAGCGAGCACCGGTGGTTCCAGGAGGCGCTGGAGGCCGGACCCGGCAGCGCGGCCCGCGCCCGCTTCCACTTCGCCGACGGCCGCGGCGCCGACGGCAGCGAGCCGCCCAACAACTGGCACGCCATGTTCGGCGGTCCCGCGTGGAGCCGGGTCACCGAGGCGGACGGGCGGCCCGGCCAGTGGTACCTGCACATGTTCACCCCCGAGCAGCCCGACTGGAACTGGCGCAACCCCCAGGTCGGCGCCGAGTTCGACCGGGTCCTGCGGTTCTGGCTCGACCGGGGCGTCGACGGCTTCCGCATCGACGTCGCCGCCGGCCTCTTCAAGCACCCGGAACTGCCCGACTCCGACGACCCGGAGGCGGACGCCCGCACCCGCGACTCGGTCAACCCGCTCGCCTGGAACCAGCCCGAGGTGCACGCGGTGTGGCGCTCCTGGCGCTCCATATGCGAGGAGTACACCGCCCGGGACGGCCGCGACCGGCTCCTCGTCGGCGAGGTGTCCGTGCCCACCGCCCGCGAACACGCCCTGTACGTCCGCTCCGACGAACTCCACCAGGCGTTCTTCTTCGACCTGCTCGGCGCCCCCTGGGACGCCGACGCCTTCCGCAAGGTCATCTCCGAGGCCATGCAGGACATCGCCGGCACCGGCTCCACGGTCACCTGGGTGCTCAACAACCACGACCAGGTCCGCACCGTCACCCGGTACGGCGAACCCGCCACCGAGGGCAGCGGCGTCGGCGCCGCCCGTGCCCGCGCCGCCGCGCTGCTGATGCTGGCGCTGCCCGGTGCCGCGTACATCTACCAGGGCGAGGAGCTTGGCCTGCCCGAGGTCGTCGACCTGCCCGACGACGTCCTGACCGACCCGATCTTCCGGCGCACCGGAAGCCGCGCCCGGATCCGTGACGGCTGCCGGGTGCCGCTGCCCTGGTCGGGACAGGCGTCACCGTTCGGCTTCACCTCCGGTGAGGAGAGCGCCAAGCCCTGGCTGCCCCAGCCCGAGTACTTCGCCGAGTACGCCACCGACCGGGCGCTGGCCGACACCCGCTCCTTCTGGCACCTGTACCGCGACGGTCTGCAACTGCGTTCCGCGCTGCCCCAGTTGGGCGAGGGGACGCTGCGCTGGCTGGACAGCCCGCCCGGTGTCCTGGCCTTCGCCCGCGGCGACGGCCTGGTCTGCGCCGTCAACTTCGGCACGGCCGCCACCTCCGCGCCGGTCTCCGGCACCCCGCTGCTGTCGAGCGGGCCCTGCCCGTCCGGGGTGCTGCCCGGCTCCACCGCCGCCTGGTGGATCAGCGACGGGACCGAGTCACCCGCCGCCCCCTGA
- a CDS encoding ABC transporter substrate-binding protein, protein MRWIHAAGRGLLVLVVILTGYIASGAHADEGPGAGRGPMTLATAGDLTGYLGSVLEGWNRTHPDERVTLVELPDSADETHAQMTTDLRDGDRSRFDILNIDVSWTSEFAAQGWIRPLERDRFPLDTFLKPVVGTATYDGRLYAVPYVTNAGLLLYRKDVLADEGVDPPRTWAELERAARTIAPKHGLDGYAGQFLPYEGLTVNAAEAVYSAGGSILGDEGERVTVNSEAARDGIDFLARGVREGWIPRKALTYKEEESKQAFQDGRLLFLRNWPYAYAVASAEGSPVAGKIGAVPLPGPDGPGTSVLGGSNLAVSTHARHPDSAARLLAYLTSEHVQRQVLTRGALPPVRADLYEDPELVRRFPYLPTLRESVRTAAPRPKSPRYGQVSLVVQAVVRDAMAGRDTPEAAVRRLARELDAIAR, encoded by the coding sequence ATGCGGTGGATCCACGCCGCCGGTAGGGGCCTTCTCGTCCTCGTCGTGATCCTGACCGGCTACATCGCCTCCGGAGCCCACGCCGACGAGGGTCCCGGGGCCGGCCGCGGGCCGATGACCCTGGCCACCGCGGGCGACCTCACCGGGTACCTCGGCTCCGTCCTGGAGGGCTGGAACCGTACGCATCCCGACGAGCGGGTCACCCTCGTCGAGCTGCCCGACTCCGCCGACGAGACCCACGCGCAGATGACCACCGACCTGCGTGACGGCGACCGCAGCCGCTTCGACATCCTCAACATCGACGTCAGCTGGACCTCGGAGTTCGCCGCCCAGGGCTGGATACGCCCCCTGGAGCGCGACCGCTTCCCGCTGGACACCTTCCTGAAGCCGGTCGTCGGCACGGCCACCTACGACGGACGGCTGTACGCGGTCCCGTACGTCACCAACGCCGGCCTGCTGCTGTACCGCAAGGACGTTCTCGCCGACGAGGGCGTCGACCCGCCGCGCACCTGGGCCGAGCTGGAGCGGGCGGCGCGGACCATCGCGCCCAAGCACGGACTCGACGGGTACGCGGGCCAGTTCCTCCCCTACGAGGGCCTCACCGTCAACGCCGCCGAGGCCGTGTACTCGGCGGGCGGCTCCATCCTCGGCGACGAGGGCGAGCGCGTCACCGTCAACTCCGAGGCGGCCCGCGACGGCATCGACTTCCTCGCCCGCGGGGTGCGCGAGGGCTGGATCCCCAGGAAGGCGCTCACCTACAAGGAGGAGGAGTCCAAGCAGGCCTTCCAGGACGGGCGCCTGCTGTTTCTCCGCAACTGGCCGTACGCCTACGCCGTCGCGTCGGCCGAGGGCTCACCGGTCGCCGGGAAGATCGGCGCCGTACCACTGCCCGGGCCCGACGGACCCGGCACGAGCGTGCTGGGCGGCTCCAACCTCGCCGTCAGCACCCATGCCCGGCACCCGGACTCGGCGGCCCGGCTGCTCGCCTATCTGACCAGCGAGCACGTCCAGCGCCAGGTGCTCACACGCGGCGCCCTGCCGCCCGTACGGGCCGACCTGTACGAGGACCCGGAGCTGGTCCGGAGGTTCCCGTATCTGCCGACGCTGCGCGAGAGCGTGCGGACGGCCGCCCCGCGCCCCAAGAGCCCGCGCTACGGCCAGGTGAGCCTCGTCGTGCAGGCGGTCGTGCGGGACGCCATGGCCGGGCGCGACACGCCCGAGGCCGCGGTGCGCCGGCTGGCGCGCGAGCTCGACGCCATCGCGCGCTGA
- a CDS encoding ABC transporter ATP-binding protein codes for MSDDPTPVLRAEGLVKTHHGEGAPAHAVRGVDLSVRRGEFVAVTGPSGAGKSTLLHLLGGLQRPDSGSIWLDGECADGWREARWAVERRKRIGIVFQFFNLVSDLSVADNVELPALLAGVPPKRARAERVELLAELGLVGKERSMPGELSGGEQQRVALARALVNRPPLLLADEPAGSLDSKGTREVMRLLTRFHQRGQTIVLVTHDARLASAADRVISFFDGRIADDATLDGGAPPRRTGASGVLELRD; via the coding sequence GTGAGCGACGACCCCACTCCTGTGCTGCGCGCCGAGGGCCTGGTCAAGACGCATCACGGCGAGGGCGCCCCGGCCCATGCCGTGCGGGGTGTCGACCTCTCCGTCCGGCGCGGCGAGTTCGTCGCCGTCACCGGCCCGTCCGGTGCCGGCAAGTCGACCCTGCTGCATCTGCTCGGCGGTCTGCAGCGCCCGGACAGCGGCAGCATCTGGCTCGACGGCGAGTGCGCGGACGGCTGGCGCGAGGCCCGCTGGGCGGTCGAGCGCAGGAAGCGCATCGGCATCGTGTTCCAGTTCTTCAACCTGGTCTCCGACCTGTCCGTCGCCGACAACGTCGAGCTGCCCGCCCTGCTGGCCGGCGTCCCGCCGAAGCGGGCCCGCGCCGAGCGGGTGGAGCTGCTGGCGGAGCTGGGTCTCGTGGGCAAGGAGCGCAGCATGCCGGGCGAGCTGTCCGGCGGTGAGCAGCAGCGGGTGGCGCTCGCCCGGGCCCTGGTCAACCGTCCGCCGCTGCTGCTGGCCGACGAACCCGCGGGCAGCCTGGACAGCAAGGGCACCCGTGAGGTGATGCGGCTGCTGACCCGCTTCCACCAGCGCGGGCAGACCATCGTGCTGGTCACCCACGACGCCCGGCTCGCGAGCGCCGCGGACCGCGTGATCAGCTTCTTCGACGGCCGGATAGCCGACGACGCGACGCTCGACGGCGGCGCCCCGCCCCGCCGGACCGGTGCGTCCGGTGTGCTGGAGCTCAGGGACTGA
- a CDS encoding ABC transporter permease: MRATLRWAHSDLRTHRGEALFLVLATAGIVVSLLLATALFGYATNPWQRVFTQARGAHVWLHTAPSADTGKLTGLDGVESVTGPYPTASATLASRGTRAAVELRGTPEEPSVGRPLLTSGHWLDPADPDGVVLESRLARALLAAPGDTLTLPGTDRTVTVLGVADSAEKRYRPGEQPGLVWAQPSAVGEPRGRVVALRLTDPEDTDYAVQRAVTVLGSGAVSEVSTWKQARAEAQGDNRLLGQVLGLFGLGALVAAGLAVHGAIGTRIRGHLRDISVLKAIGFTPGQVVRVFLIQHLAYALLGALAAAAVVQGLGSRIPGRLGDAVGVWHGLPGHTVALLVVPVAVVLFIGATTGLAAWRAGRVPPVPVPRRAASPSGRLSGAARSALGLRLPPALVLGWHRAFSRRLRSPATVARLALPLLLIVVAMSAWTTIDRFDGRPEQVGLPTSLTVHADSGLTDRAARTVLEDDPQVAAAYPGVEVAALVPGQTATIALRGLGTRQDPYPYSLAEGRAATGRDEAVAGQGLLALLDARVGDWVRITVGDQPQVLHIVGRSIEPENAGRVISTSLDTLRENDPGLGPTLYELRLRPGADPEAVTDRLTAAGRGHLDVHAVPNPADGLSPLRGVIVGLIVVLALIGLIELLTAIGGTVREGERDLLALKAIGLSPRQITAITVVSTGCTALVAAILATVVGVPLAHWLIDAQGASSGIGSGIAAGPSAWLLLLLGAAAVAGATALAALPASRAARRRLADTLSAAA, from the coding sequence ATGCGAGCCACCCTGCGCTGGGCGCACTCCGATCTGCGCACGCACCGCGGCGAGGCGCTGTTCCTGGTGCTCGCCACGGCCGGGATCGTGGTCTCGCTGCTGCTGGCCACCGCCCTCTTCGGATACGCCACCAACCCCTGGCAGCGGGTCTTCACCCAGGCGCGCGGCGCGCATGTGTGGCTGCACACCGCGCCCTCCGCCGACACCGGGAAGCTGACCGGCCTCGACGGCGTCGAGTCCGTCACCGGCCCCTACCCCACCGCCTCCGCCACCCTGGCCTCGCGCGGCACCCGCGCCGCCGTCGAACTGCGCGGCACCCCCGAGGAGCCGTCCGTCGGCCGACCCCTGCTGACCTCCGGGCACTGGCTCGACCCGGCCGACCCCGACGGTGTGGTCCTGGAGAGCCGCCTGGCCCGGGCCCTGCTCGCCGCGCCCGGCGACACCCTCACCCTGCCCGGCACGGACCGCACGGTCACCGTGCTCGGTGTGGCGGACAGCGCGGAGAAGCGCTACCGGCCCGGTGAGCAGCCCGGACTGGTGTGGGCGCAGCCGTCCGCGGTGGGCGAGCCGAGGGGGCGGGTGGTCGCGCTGCGTCTGACCGATCCCGAGGACACCGACTACGCCGTCCAGCGCGCCGTGACGGTGCTGGGTTCCGGCGCGGTCAGCGAGGTCTCCACCTGGAAGCAGGCCCGGGCCGAGGCCCAGGGCGACAACCGGCTGCTCGGGCAGGTGCTGGGGCTGTTCGGGCTGGGCGCCCTGGTGGCGGCGGGGCTGGCCGTGCACGGGGCGATCGGCACCCGGATCCGCGGGCATCTGCGGGACATCTCGGTGCTGAAGGCGATCGGGTTCACCCCGGGCCAGGTCGTCCGGGTCTTCCTGATCCAGCATCTCGCGTACGCGCTCCTGGGCGCGCTGGCCGCCGCGGCCGTGGTCCAGGGCCTGGGCAGCCGGATACCGGGCCGGCTCGGGGACGCCGTCGGGGTGTGGCACGGGCTGCCCGGGCACACGGTGGCGCTGCTCGTGGTGCCGGTGGCGGTGGTGCTGTTCATCGGCGCGACCACGGGGCTGGCCGCGTGGCGGGCGGGGCGGGTGCCTCCGGTACCGGTGCCGCGGCGGGCGGCCTCCCCCAGCGGACGTCTGTCCGGTGCGGCCCGGAGCGCGCTGGGGCTACGGCTGCCGCCGGCGCTGGTGCTGGGCTGGCACCGGGCGTTCAGCAGACGGCTGCGGTCGCCGGCCACGGTCGCGCGGCTGGCGCTGCCGCTGCTGCTGATCGTGGTCGCGATGAGCGCCTGGACGACCATCGACCGCTTCGACGGCCGGCCTGAGCAGGTCGGCCTGCCCACCTCGCTCACCGTGCACGCCGACTCCGGCCTGACCGACCGGGCCGCCCGGACCGTCCTCGAGGACGACCCGCAGGTCGCGGCCGCCTATCCGGGGGTCGAGGTGGCGGCGCTGGTCCCGGGGCAGACGGCGACGATCGCGCTGCGCGGGCTCGGCACCCGGCAGGACCCCTACCCGTACTCCCTGGCCGAGGGCCGTGCCGCGACGGGCCGCGACGAGGCGGTGGCCGGCCAGGGTCTGCTGGCCCTGCTGGACGCACGGGTCGGCGACTGGGTCCGGATCACCGTGGGCGACCAGCCGCAGGTCCTGCACATCGTGGGCCGCAGCATCGAACCGGAGAACGCGGGCCGCGTCATCTCCACCTCCCTCGACACCCTCCGCGAGAACGACCCCGGGCTCGGCCCCACGCTCTACGAGCTGCGGCTGCGTCCCGGCGCCGACCCGGAGGCGGTCACCGACCGGCTGACGGCCGCCGGGAGGGGCCACCTCGACGTGCACGCCGTGCCCAACCCGGCCGACGGGCTCTCTCCGCTGCGCGGGGTGATCGTCGGGCTGATCGTCGTCCTGGCCCTCATCGGGCTGATCGAACTGCTGACGGCGATCGGCGGGACGGTTCGCGAGGGCGAGCGCGATCTGCTGGCCCTGAAGGCCATCGGTCTGTCGCCACGGCAGATCACGGCGATCACCGTCGTGTCGACCGGCTGCACCGCGCTCGTCGCCGCGATCCTCGCCACGGTGGTCGGCGTGCCGCTCGCGCACTGGCTCATCGACGCGCAGGGGGCGTCCAGCGGGATCGGCTCCGGCATCGCCGCGGGGCCGTCGGCCTGGCTTCTGCTGCTGCTCGGCGCGGCTGCGGTGGCGGGAGCGACCGCGCTGGCCGCGCTCCCGGCGTCCCGGGCGGCCCGCCGCCGCCTCGCGGACACGCTGAGCGCGGCGGCCTGA
- a CDS encoding ABC transporter substrate-binding protein produces MMRRRTTLLTGCTALVLALGATACGGDPVSAGGGDKALDGQTVTVAGVWTGTEQKNFQKVLDAFSEKTGAKTTFVSTGDNVSTVVGSKIEGGNAPDVVMVPQVGVLKQFAQKGWLKPLSATAQKSVDANFAPVWKNYGSVDDTLYGLYFKAAHKSTVWYSPDALAQAGVEPPTSYDDLLKAGRTVSDSGLAAFSVAGQDGWTLTDWFENVYLSQAGPEKYDALATHQLKWTDASVVKALTTLGELFKDKQLIAGGQKGALNTDFPGSVEKVFGPKPEAGMVYEGDFVAGVAKDQFGRKIGEDANFFPFPAVGGGKPPVVSGGDAAVVLKDGKSQKAGMALLEYLATPEAAAVWAEAGGFLSPNKNVDLASYGDDVTRETAKSLVAAGDSVRFDMSDQAPAAFGGTKGAGEWKLLQDFLRDPSDPKGTAAKLEAAAAKAYEGQG; encoded by the coding sequence ATGATGCGACGCCGTACCACCCTGCTCACCGGCTGTACCGCCCTCGTCCTGGCGCTCGGCGCGACCGCCTGTGGCGGCGACCCCGTCTCGGCCGGCGGCGGCGACAAGGCACTCGACGGACAGACGGTCACCGTGGCCGGAGTCTGGACCGGCACCGAGCAGAAGAACTTCCAGAAGGTGCTGGACGCCTTCAGCGAGAAGACCGGCGCCAAGACGACGTTCGTCTCCACCGGCGACAACGTCTCCACCGTCGTCGGCAGCAAGATCGAGGGCGGCAACGCCCCCGACGTCGTGATGGTCCCGCAGGTCGGCGTCCTGAAGCAGTTCGCGCAGAAGGGCTGGCTGAAGCCGCTGTCGGCCACCGCCCAGAAGTCCGTGGACGCCAACTTCGCGCCCGTCTGGAAGAACTACGGCAGCGTCGACGACACCCTGTACGGCCTCTACTTCAAGGCCGCCCACAAGTCGACGGTCTGGTACAGCCCCGACGCCCTCGCCCAGGCCGGCGTCGAGCCGCCGACCTCGTACGACGACCTGCTGAAGGCCGGTCGGACCGTCTCCGACTCCGGGCTCGCCGCGTTCTCCGTCGCGGGGCAGGACGGCTGGACGCTGACCGACTGGTTCGAGAACGTCTACCTCTCCCAGGCCGGCCCCGAGAAGTACGACGCCCTCGCCACGCACCAGCTGAAGTGGACCGACGCCTCGGTCGTGAAGGCGCTGACCACGCTCGGCGAGCTGTTCAAGGACAAGCAGCTGATCGCGGGCGGCCAGAAGGGCGCCCTGAACACCGACTTCCCTGGCTCCGTGGAGAAGGTGTTCGGCCCGAAGCCCGAGGCCGGCATGGTCTACGAGGGCGACTTCGTCGCGGGCGTCGCCAAGGACCAGTTCGGCCGGAAGATCGGCGAGGACGCGAACTTCTTCCCGTTCCCGGCGGTCGGCGGCGGCAAGCCGCCCGTCGTCAGCGGCGGTGACGCGGCCGTCGTCCTGAAGGACGGCAAGAGCCAGAAGGCCGGCATGGCCCTTCTGGAGTACCTGGCCACCCCCGAGGCCGCCGCCGTGTGGGCCGAGGCCGGCGGCTTCCTGTCCCCGAACAAGAACGTCGATCTCGCCTCCTACGGCGACGACGTCACCCGTGAGACCGCCAAGTCGCTGGTCGCCGCCGGTGACTCGGTCCGCTTCGACATGTCCGACCAGGCCCCGGCGGCCTTCGGCGGCACCAAGGGCGCCGGCGAGTGGAAGCTTCTGCAGGACTTCCTGCGCGACCCGTCCGACCCGAAGGGCACCGCCGCCAAGCTGGAGGCCGCGGCGGCCAAGGCCTACGAGGGCCAGGGCTGA
- a CDS encoding PadR family transcriptional regulator has product MRLPLLALLARGPAHGYELKQDLELMLGSAYPQPNVGQIYVTLGRLEKSGLIEGEDVEQSGRPNKKVYHLTDAGREALRAWFEETEDEPRVRDEFFMKLALAPQTGLTDQIALINRQRRQYLNTMRHLSKLAAAENRDNRIAHLLIEGAMLHLQADLDWLERCQEELEELEELE; this is encoded by the coding sequence GTGCGGCTGCCCCTCCTGGCCCTGCTGGCGCGCGGCCCGGCGCACGGATACGAGCTGAAGCAGGACCTTGAGCTGATGCTGGGCTCCGCGTACCCTCAGCCGAACGTCGGCCAGATCTACGTCACCCTCGGCCGTCTCGAGAAGTCGGGACTCATAGAGGGCGAGGACGTCGAGCAGTCGGGCCGGCCCAACAAGAAGGTCTACCACCTCACCGACGCCGGGCGTGAGGCGCTGCGCGCCTGGTTCGAGGAGACCGAGGACGAACCTCGGGTGCGGGACGAGTTCTTCATGAAACTGGCCCTGGCCCCGCAGACCGGCCTCACCGACCAGATCGCCCTCATCAACCGACAGCGGCGCCAGTACCTGAACACCATGCGTCATCTGTCGAAGCTGGCCGCCGCCGAGAACCGGGACAACCGCATCGCGCATCTGCTCATCGAGGGCGCGATGCTGCACCTGCAGGCCGACCTCGACTGGCTGGAACGGTGCCAGGAGGAGCTGGAGGAGCTGGAGGAGCTGGAGTGA
- the pgi gene encoding glucose-6-phosphate isomerase, with translation MNADGRTRLNQTPEWTALAEHREELDGVGLRELFAADPGRGTGYTLQVGDLHIDYSKHLVTDETLRLLRELAAATDVFGLRDAMFRGEKINTTEDRAVLHTALRAPRDAVIEVDGENVVPAVHAVLDKMADFAERVRSGAWTGHTGKRIRNVVNIGIGGSDLGPAMAYEALRAFTDRDLTVRFVSNVDGADLHEATRDLDAAETLFIIASKTFTTIETITNATSAREWLLAELKAGPEAVARHFVALSTNAGKVADFGIDTANMFEFWDWVGGRYSYDSAIGLSLMIAIGPDRFREMLDGFRLVDEHFRTAPAESNAPLLLGLLGIWYGNFHDAQSHAVLPYSHYLSKFTAYLQQLDMESNGKSVGRDGREVDWQTGPVVWGTPGTNGQHAYYQLIHQGTKLIPADFIGFAEPVVELSDRLKAQHDLLMANFFAQTQALAFGKTPDEVRAEGVPEELVPHKTFKGDHPTTTILARELTPSVLGQLIALYEHKVFVQGAVWNIDSFDQWGVELGKVLAKRVEPALTEGAEVPGLDASTKALVARYRELRGRA, from the coding sequence ATGAACGCAGACGGCCGTACCAGGCTCAACCAGACCCCCGAGTGGACCGCGCTCGCCGAGCACCGTGAGGAGCTCGACGGTGTGGGACTGCGGGAGCTGTTCGCCGCTGACCCGGGCCGTGGCACGGGGTACACCCTGCAGGTCGGCGACCTGCACATCGACTACTCCAAGCACCTCGTCACCGACGAGACGCTGCGGCTGCTGCGCGAGCTGGCCGCCGCGACCGACGTGTTCGGGCTGCGGGACGCCATGTTCCGCGGCGAGAAGATCAACACCACCGAGGACCGCGCCGTGCTGCACACCGCCCTGCGCGCCCCGCGCGACGCGGTGATCGAGGTCGACGGGGAGAACGTCGTCCCCGCGGTGCACGCCGTCCTCGACAAGATGGCCGACTTCGCCGAACGGGTCCGCTCCGGGGCCTGGACCGGCCACACCGGCAAGCGCATCCGCAACGTCGTCAACATCGGTATCGGCGGCTCCGACCTGGGCCCGGCGATGGCGTACGAGGCGCTGCGCGCCTTCACCGACCGGGACCTCACCGTGCGGTTCGTCTCCAACGTCGACGGCGCCGACCTGCACGAGGCCACCCGCGACCTGGACGCGGCCGAGACGCTGTTCATCATCGCGTCCAAGACCTTCACCACCATCGAGACCATCACCAACGCCACGTCCGCCCGTGAGTGGCTGCTCGCCGAGCTGAAGGCCGGCCCGGAAGCGGTCGCCCGGCACTTCGTCGCCCTGTCGACGAACGCCGGGAAGGTCGCCGACTTCGGCATCGACACCGCCAACATGTTCGAGTTCTGGGACTGGGTCGGCGGACGCTACTCGTACGACTCGGCGATCGGGCTCTCGCTGATGATCGCCATCGGCCCGGACCGCTTCCGGGAGATGCTCGACGGCTTCCGGCTCGTCGACGAGCACTTCCGCACCGCGCCCGCCGAGTCCAACGCCCCGCTCCTGCTCGGTCTGCTGGGCATCTGGTACGGCAACTTCCACGACGCCCAGTCCCACGCGGTCCTGCCGTACAGCCACTATCTGTCCAAGTTCACCGCCTATCTCCAGCAGTTGGACATGGAGTCCAACGGCAAGTCCGTCGGGCGGGACGGACGCGAGGTCGACTGGCAGACGGGGCCGGTGGTGTGGGGGACGCCCGGCACCAACGGGCAGCACGCCTACTACCAGTTGATCCACCAGGGCACCAAGCTGATCCCGGCGGACTTCATCGGCTTCGCCGAGCCTGTCGTTGAGTTGAGCGACCGTCTCAAGGCGCAGCACGACCTGCTGATGGCGAACTTCTTCGCCCAGACGCAGGCGCTGGCGTTCGGCAAGACACCGGACGAGGTGCGGGCCGAGGGTGTGCCCGAGGAACTGGTGCCGCACAAGACGTTCAAGGGCGACCACCCGACGACGACGATCCTCGCGCGCGAGCTGACGCCGTCCGTGCTCGGCCAGCTGATCGCGCTGTACGAGCACAAGGTGTTCGTGCAGGGCGCCGTGTGGAACATCGACTCCTTCGACCAGTGGGGCGTCGAGCTCGGCAAGGTCCTCGCCAAGCGCGTCGAGCCCGCGCTGACCGAGGGCGCCGAGGTGCCGGGTCTCGACGCGTCGACGAAGGCGCTCGTCGCCCGCTACCGGGAGCTGCGCGGCCGGGCGTGA
- a CDS encoding MFS transporter has translation MSTTGETGVRAPAWRGGFGRLWGAAVLSAFGDSLRTAALPLLAVTLTDRPLLIAAVTACGYLPWIVFGLLGGAVADRVDQRRAMWTVDALRGALVAVFAVAVALGHASIGLLIALAFTLTTLQTLFDNAATALLPALVDPDALGAANARLMTGQRIAGGLLGAPAVPLLLMAGAAAPFLADAATFLVAAALVASLRTPPPGKAPRPAGSTLRREIADGLRTLWRDRVLRGLCAATALCNIGMGALVATLVVLVTGWLDAGTTGYAVASTAYAAGSLAGGVGHGPVTARLGLTRAVLLAGLVQIGALVVMGAVRSQTALAAALAVFGFMGMVWNVNTTTLMQRRTPADRLGRVASAFRTLAVAGAPVGALLGGAVATAWGPNTPALLTAAFFVLAVLALIPGRGRDVSVDAPDGDVTTAHVPR, from the coding sequence GTGTCGACGACGGGGGAGACGGGCGTGCGCGCGCCCGCCTGGCGTGGCGGATTCGGCCGGCTGTGGGGCGCCGCCGTGCTCTCCGCCTTCGGCGACTCCCTGCGTACGGCCGCCCTGCCGCTCCTCGCCGTCACACTGACCGACCGGCCCCTGCTGATCGCCGCGGTCACCGCCTGCGGCTATCTGCCGTGGATCGTCTTCGGCCTGCTCGGCGGCGCCGTCGCCGACCGGGTCGACCAGCGGCGCGCGATGTGGACGGTGGACGCCTTACGGGGCGCCCTGGTCGCCGTCTTCGCGGTCGCCGTGGCGCTCGGACACGCGTCGATCGGCCTGCTCATCGCCCTCGCCTTCACCCTGACCACGCTCCAGACCCTGTTCGACAACGCCGCCACCGCCCTGCTCCCCGCCCTGGTGGACCCGGACGCGCTGGGCGCTGCGAACGCCCGGCTGATGACCGGGCAGCGCATCGCCGGCGGACTGCTCGGGGCGCCCGCCGTGCCGCTGCTGCTCATGGCCGGCGCCGCCGCCCCCTTCCTCGCCGACGCGGCGACCTTCCTGGTGGCCGCCGCCCTCGTCGCCTCCCTGCGCACCCCGCCGCCCGGCAAGGCGCCCCGGCCCGCCGGCAGCACCCTGCGCCGGGAGATCGCCGACGGGCTGCGCACCCTGTGGCGCGACCGGGTCCTGCGCGGCCTGTGCGCCGCGACCGCCCTGTGCAACATCGGCATGGGCGCCCTCGTCGCCACCCTGGTCGTCCTGGTCACCGGCTGGCTCGACGCGGGCACCACCGGTTACGCCGTCGCCTCCACCGCGTACGCCGCCGGGAGCCTGGCGGGCGGGGTCGGGCACGGGCCGGTCACCGCCCGGCTCGGGCTGACCCGGGCCGTGCTGCTCGCCGGGCTCGTGCAGATCGGCGCTCTGGTCGTCATGGGTGCCGTGCGCAGCCAGACGGCGCTGGCCGCGGCCCTCGCCGTCTTCGGCTTCATGGGCATGGTGTGGAACGTCAACACCACGACCCTGATGCAGCGGCGGACCCCCGCCGACCGGCTGGGCCGGGTCGCCTCCGCCTTCCGCACCCTGGCCGTCGCCGGCGCCCCGGTCGGCGCTCTGCTCGGCGGGGCCGTCGCCACCGCCTGGGGCCCCAACACCCCCGCGCTGCTCACCGCCGCCTTCTTCGTCCTGGCCGTCCTCGCGCTGATACCCGGGCGCGGGCGGGACGTATCTGTTGATGCGCCGGACGGCGACGTCACGACGGCTCACGTCCCGCGCTGA